AAAGGCAATTTTGTCGTTACGCTCGCAAGCGATCTGTTCTCCTGTCTTGTGGGAAGCCTGCTTTTCTACGCATCCTGGACCTTTCTTGTCAACGAGAAGGCGATGGGGGATTTTGCGTTTGCTGCCGTCCCCTACTGGTGGCTCGAAACCATCTTTCCTTTCAGCTTCGCCGTCATGTCCCTCCGGTGTGCATACCGGTTCATCATCAGTCTGAAGCAGGGTCCAAACGGTAGCGAAACATGAAAATGTTCCTGAGCCTGATTTTGAGCTTGCTGGCCATCTCCGGAATGCCGCTCTTCATCGTCATTTCTGCGGCGGCCTTGCTCTGTTTTTATTTTCTGGATGTAGATCTCTCCGTTGTCATCATTGAAATGTACCGGCTGGCGGCCAATCCCATGCTCATCGCCCTGCTCCTGTTCGCTTTCGCCGGCTATGTCCTTGCCGAAAGCGGAGCCAGCAAGAGGCTTGTCCGGTTTTCTTCAGCCATTCTGGGGCGGACTCCCGGTGGTCTGGCCGTTGTTTCCCTGCTTTCCTGCGCCTTTTTCACCGCCCTCACCGGGGCTTCCGGAGTGACCATCGTGGCTCTGGGCGGACTCCTCTATCCGGCCCTTATCGAGGATGGCTATGAAGAAAATTTCTCCCTGGGCCTCCTCACGACATCGGGAAGCCTGGGACTCCTGTTCCCGCCGAGCCTCCCCCTCATCATTTACGGGGTGGTTTCGGACACCAAGATTTCAGACCTTTTTCTGGCAGGCGTTGCGCCGGGATTCCTCATGCTGATCCTGCTCTCCCTTTACAGCATGTATTCAGCGGTCCGCTGCGGTTGCACAGGGATGCATTCCCGGTTCAACTTTTCCGAACTGGCGGCGGCGGGCCGGGAAGCCATTTGGGAAATCCTTTTGCCTCTGGTGGTCCTGGGAGGAATTTTCGGCGGTTTTCTCGTACTGAGCGAGGCTGCCGCCGTTACGGTCTTCTATGTGCTCCTGGTGGAAATGGTCATCCACCGGGAAGTGAAACTGCGAGACATTCCTTCCATCATACTGAAAACCTCCATGATGGTGGGGGGAATCATCATCATTCTTGGGGCCTCCCTCGCCTTCAACGCATTTCTCATCGACCAGCAGGTGCCCAACAAAATTCTCGAATTGATGCAAACCTATGTGAGCAACAAGTATCTCTTTCTCCTGATCTTGAATTTCTTTTTGCTTCTCGTGGGGTGCGTGCTGGATGTTTTCTCCGCCCTGGTCATCGTGGTTCCCCTTATCGTTCCCCTTGCCATGAGCTACGAGGTCAATCTGATTCATCTGGGGATCATTTTTCTGACCAACCTGCAGATCGGCTATTCCACGCCTCCCATCGGAATGAACCTTTTTATCGCAAGCCTTCGCTTCGAAAAGTCCATCGTGCATCTGTACCGGGCATCTTTGTCTTTCCTGGCCATTCTCCTGATCACCCTTGGAATCATTACCTTTTTCCCAGCCTTGAGCCTCCTCTGGATGAAATGAGTTTTGGGTGATGCACCTCTCTCGTTTTTGATTTTTCCACTTCCTTTTTTCATGGTTATCTTTGATTTTATTCTTTCGATAGATGAAATCGGAAATCAAACGATGTTCATGAAGAAATGCGGTTGAACATCTGAAAGGAGGAGAATCCATGGATTTTCTGCTTCCTGCTGAAATAATGGAAGAGCGAAAACGTTTTGAGGATTTTCTCAGGGAGCGTCTGGCGCCCCATGTTGCCGGATGGTATCGGGAAAGGATGGTGCCGCGGAGCTTTTTCCAGGAACTGGGGAAAGAGGGGTGGCTCGCGTTTGACCAGGGGAAGGAGGGTCCCGTGGAGCAACCCGTCCTCAAACAATCGGTGCTCATGGAGGAGCTGGCCAGGATTTCCCCGGGAGTGGCGGTCGCCGTATTGGTGCAGATTTCTCTTGGAACCAAAGGGTTGACCCTGTTTGGTTCCGAGGCGCAGAAAAAAGCTCATCTGGAATCCGCCATCCTCGGGAATACGCTCATATGCCTTGGAAATACGGAACCCACAGCTGGAAGTGACGTGGCAAACATCTCCCTCAATGCCGAAAAGGTGGACGGCGGATGGGTGCTCAACGGGACGAAAGGCTATGTTACTAACGGCAATATCAGTGATATTGCCATCATCACAGCTGTTACCGGCCCTCGGGCGGAGAGAAGCCGGCGCATGTCCATGTTTCTGGTGGACCTGTCGTCGAAGGGAATCAGCAGAAAAAAGCTCAACAAGCAGGTTTGGATCCCTTCAGATCTTACCCGACTTCAGTTCAAAGACGTTTTTGTCCCCGATGAGAATCTCCTGGGGGAGCATGGACGCGGGTTGCAGCAGGTTTTGGAGATTTTCACCAACAGCCGGGTGACCATCAGTGCGCTCGCTCTGGGAACTGCGGTGGGAGCCTTTGAACTGGGTGTGGATCATGCCCGGAAGCGGGAAGTCTTTGGGAGAAAGATAGCTGATTACCAGGCGAAATCTTTTGAAATTGCCGATTTCTACAGCAGGATCGAAGCGGCGAGGCTCGTGCTGTGGAAAACGTGCTGGAATAAAGACCGCGGCGGAGACTTTCGGTTGGATTCGTCCATGGCCAAGTATCTTACGGTAGAGATTGCCCGCGAGGTGGGAATGTGGGCGGCCGACCTGTTTGGAGCCGCCTCCGTGATTTTCGAGCACCCCATCCACAAGTTTCCCATGGATGCCTGGGCGGCTTCTCTGGGGGAAGGAACACAGGATATACAAAAACTGATTATTTTCAGGGAAGTGATGAAGCGGTTGTCTTGAGTTCAATATTGGGGGTTGAGCAGATCGAGTTTTTTGGGTATCTCCTTTGGGTGATGAGTATGATGTATGGTACATAAATTTCAAACGTATGGGAAAAAAGAAAGAATGGGGTATCCAGTCATGCAAGAATCTTCTGACATTCTTATGGGCACTGTTCGGGAATATGCGGAGGCTGAGAAAGAAGAGGTTTACGGAGAAAAGCTTTTCGATCTGAATCGGGAACCCACTCTCATGGGAAGAATGGAAAATCCGACTTCGTCGGGTATCATCACGGGTCACTGTGGTGAAACCATGGAAATATATCTGCGCATTGAAGGAGAACGTATCGAGGAAATAAGCTTTTTCTCTGACGGGTGTGCTTCCAGCCTGGCGTGTGGTTCCGTGGCGGCGGAACTGGCAAGAGGAAAAAACATAGACGATGCTGCGGCGATAGAGGGAGATACAATCCTCATGGTGCTCAAGGGACTGACCGAAGAAGAGACCCACTGCGCTTATCTGGCTGCAGAGGCATTGCATGCTGCCATCCACAACTGGATGTTGAGGCAGTAACGTAGCCAAGTGAGGGGACCGGAGGGTCCCCTTTTTCTATCCGCAGAGTCTCAAAGGGGTTCCCTGGATTTCGAAGGCGTCCTGGGCTTCGCTGTATGCAGCCCTGACACAAAAGACCGTGTGAACTCCCTGAGTCATCATCTTCCACCAACCGTAGGCGATATCCGATTCGGAGGTTGCAAGACACACCCGGTCCGCTCCCAACCGGTTCCGCGTCTCGTCCAAGTCCATTGTATCCTGCAATGCGTTTTTCCCTTCCGTCACGTAAAGAATGAAGCCTTTTTTCATCCTGGACCTCCATGAACGTTGAAGAGTCCCTGGAAGCACGAGTGCTTCCAGGGGGTAAGAGGTTAGTGTGTGTTGAGGTAGGGCTGGTGCTGAAGCAAAAAAAAATCCTTAGAGCCGAAGCTCTAAGGATTGCACCCTGTTTAAACTTGATCCTTAGGGAAGACTATACGGGCATTGCAGACATTTTGCATATGAAAGGCATCGCTTTCGTAGAGTAGAATTCCCGGCCTGTAAAGCCGATGAGGTCTGCACTCCGTATTCGAGGTCCTTCAGTATTCTACCGTACCGAGTCCTCAAGTGGTCAGGCTGGTCTTCTGGCTCTCGGATCTCTCTACTCACCGCACCTTCCCATCACATCCCGAATGTGACAGTGGCTTTAAAGGCGGCTTTCGTCCCCGATCACAGCGGCGGGACCGCTCCCGATTGTCACGGGATTCCCTTTTAAGCTTTGCAGCACCTGATCACTATGCAATTATATCGAGTATTCCTCTACTACAAGGGGGGATGGCTGTCAAGTCTCATTTACAAATATTTCTATCTACGGTTCGAGGACGATCTTTCCAAACTGGTCGCCCTTTTCCATGATTTCGAAAGCCCGGCGCCCTTCTTTGAGGGGCATGATCCGATGGATGACAGGTTTCAGTTTTCCCGCCCAGAGGAGAGAGGTCACTTCTCTGAAGTCCTGATGTGTGCCCATTGTGCTTCCTATGAGACTGATCTGCTTGCTGAAGATGAAGCGGATATCGATTTCGGCCTGAGGGCCGCTCGTGTTTCCCACTATGACGATGCGGCCTCCACGCGCCACCGCTCTCATGCTCTTGTGGATGGTGGCGGCTCCCACGTTGTCCACTACGACATCCACGCCGCGTTTGTCCGTGAGCTTTAACACTTCCCTTTCCCAGTCGCATTTGGAACGATCCAGAACGATATCGGCTCCCAGCTCCCGTGCGCCGGCTGCCTTTTCTTCATTGCCTGCCACCACGTAAACGGTTGCCCCTGCAAGCTTTGCAATTTGGATGGCCATGCTGTTCACTCCGCCTCCGGCCCCCACTACCAGAACCGATTCTCCAACACGCAGTTTGGCTCGGTGGATGAGCATGCGCCAGGCTGTGAGGGTAACCAGGAGAGGGGCCGCTGCTGACGGAAAATCCATATCCTGCGGCATGGCCATGAGACTCTCCGCCGGGACGACCACATATTCCGCCAACCCTCCGCGTACCTGTTCGCCAAGAATGTGGTAACCGGGACTCAGGCTATGTTCTCCGCGCCGGGTGAATTCATCCTCTACGGAGTTTGAACCCGGATCCACCACCACACGGCTTCCCAGGCTCCAACCGGTGACTCCCGGCCCCAGTCCCGCCACAATACCGGCAACATCCGAGCCGCCCCAGTGGGGCATCGGCAACTTAAGTCCCGGCCAGCCCCGCCGTACCCAAATGTCCAAATGATTGAGGGCGCAGGCTTTGACCTGGATGAGAACCTCACCCGGTGCCGGTTGAAGATCCGGAACATCGCAGTACCGTATGACTTCAGGCCCCCCGTGTTCGTGGAAACAGAGTGCTTTCATGGTCCTGGTTTCCTCCTTTCACGACGTAATGCAGGATCGACCGCCGTTACATCAATGAGGCGGAATGTCAAAGATTCGTTGCTATTGCTTCAGTGCTTAAGCTAAAATCCCCACATCGAACATTCAAGCCTGCCTTTCGATGGTATTTCTTGGAGTTTCTTTCCTTGGCATTGTGATTATGTTAAAAAGGTTGGAATTTTTCTGATTTTGCCTCAAAATAAAAAATTTTAAATTTCTCTTGCTTATGAGGTGATATAGATGAAACACTTAGGTTTTTTCAGGCGGAGGCAGGAAATGAGCCTTCTTCGCTGGCTGTTGTTCACTTTTTTGGGGTTCATCGCTTGTGTCGTCGCCATAGCGGGTATTGCGGCTTTCGCCTTTTATATTCAGCTGGATCGGTCTCTGCCCAGTGCTCGCGCTCTCAAGAACTATCATCCGTCTCTGGTTTCGAGTGTCTATGCTTCCGATGGTTCTCTCATTGGGGAATTTTATACGGAACGCAGGTTTCTGGTTCCTCTGGATCGGGTACCGCCCTATTTGATAAAAGCCTTTCTTGCGGCCGAAGACAGCCGGTTCTATGAACACGGAGGGGTCGATCTTCCCGGCATTTTTCGGGCCTTTATGAAAAATCTTCAGGCGGGGGAAATTGTTCAGGGAGGAAGCACCATCACGCAGCAAGTAGTGAAATCTCTCCTTCTTACGCCGGAACGCACGGTTATCCGTAAACTCAAAGAAGCCCTCCTTGCCTACCGTATCGATCACACGCTGAGCAAAGACGAAATTCTCTATCTCTATCTCAACCAGATTTATTTTGGTTCGGGGGCCTATGGCGTGGAAGCTGCGGCACAAACTTATTTTGACAAGCATGTCGAAGATCTCGATCTTGCCGAAGCTTCTCTCCTTGCAGGGCTGCCCAAAGCTCCCACCCGGTTTTCTCCGCATCAGAACTATGCTTCCGCCAAGGATCGCCAGAGGTATGTGCTGGATCGTATGGTCGAAGTGGGATTCATTACTCAGGAAGAAAGGGATAAAGCCTTTGTGGAACCCTTGAACCTGGCCAGGCCGAAGCGCTGGAGGCTCAAAGAGTTCAATCACTTCACGGAAGAGGTGCGGCGGCAGGTGGAGGCCAAATACGGCCGGGACGGACTCTATAAAGAAGGCCTGAAGATCTATACCACTCTGGATCTGAGAGCTCAGGAAATGGCCGAAAAGGCCCTGGACCAGGGATTGCGCCAGCTGGACAAGCGCCACAGTCGTTACCGGGGGATAAACCTCAATGTACCGAGGGAAGATTGGCCGAGTGCTCTGAGAGTGCTCAACAGCACCAATGGAGAACTGCAGCCCGAAAAAATCGTGGCTGCTCTGGTGATGGATTATGATCCTCAAAGCAGATCCTGCAGGTTGCAGATAGGGGATGCACAGGGGATTTTACCCTCTTCGGGGTGGCAATGGGCAAAGATTTCAGACAAACGGGCGAGTAAGATGTTCCGGGTGGGTGATTTGGTTCGAGTTCGTCTGGAAAATCTTCAAAGTGACAAGACCTGGACGACCGTCCTGGAGCAGGATCCTGGAATGGAGGGCGCTTTCATGGCTATGGTTCCTCAAACGGGAAGAGTCCTTTGCCTTGTCGGTGGAAGAAATTTCGCTCAGAGCCAGTTCAATCGCGCAACACAGGCTATTCGACAGCCTGGTTCGGCCTTTAAGCCCATCATCTATTCCGCCGCTCTCGATAAGGGCTACACGGAGGCATCCATCCTGATCGATTCACCCATCGTCCTGAACGATCACAGCCTCAGGGGGCTTTGGAAACCCGCCAACTACGACCATCAGTTCTGGGGACCCATCCTGTTGCGGAAAGCACTGATCCATTCTCGCAATGTTGTGACCGTCAAGCTCCTGAATGCCATTGGAGTGGACTATGCGATTCAATATGCCAGAAACTTGGGAATTACCTCCCCCCTCACGCCCACCCTGGCCCTCGCTCTCGGGGCGTCTGGCGTGTCTCTCTGGGAGCTGCTCACGGCGTATACTCCTTTCGCCAACCAGGGAAAACGGGTTGATCCCTATATGATCGAAAAGATAGAGGATCGGGACGGCAATATTCTGGAGGAGCACCGGGTCGCACCCGAAGATGTGATTTCGCCTGAAACGGCTTATGTTATGACCGACCTGCTGGCGGGTGTCGTGCAGGAAGGTACGGCGAAAAAGGCCAAAGAGCTGGACCGGCCCGCAGCGGGAAAAACGGGAACCACCAATGAAATGAGAGATGCCTGGTTTATCGGTTATACTCCGGATGTTTTGGCGGGTGTGTGGGTGGGCTACGACGATCACAATGTTTCTCTGGGGAAGGGAGAA
This region of Desulforhabdus amnigena genomic DNA includes:
- a CDS encoding TRAP transporter large permease → MKMFLSLILSLLAISGMPLFIVISAAALLCFYFLDVDLSVVIIEMYRLAANPMLIALLLFAFAGYVLAESGASKRLVRFSSAILGRTPGGLAVVSLLSCAFFTALTGASGVTIVALGGLLYPALIEDGYEENFSLGLLTTSGSLGLLFPPSLPLIIYGVVSDTKISDLFLAGVAPGFLMLILLSLYSMYSAVRCGCTGMHSRFNFSELAAAGREAIWEILLPLVVLGGIFGGFLVLSEAAAVTVFYVLLVEMVIHREVKLRDIPSIILKTSMMVGGIIIILGASLAFNAFLIDQQVPNKILELMQTYVSNKYLFLLILNFFLLLVGCVLDVFSALVIVVPLIVPLAMSYEVNLIHLGIIFLTNLQIGYSTPPIGMNLFIASLRFEKSIVHLYRASLSFLAILLITLGIITFFPALSLLWMK
- a CDS encoding acyl-CoA dehydrogenase family protein produces the protein MDFLLPAEIMEERKRFEDFLRERLAPHVAGWYRERMVPRSFFQELGKEGWLAFDQGKEGPVEQPVLKQSVLMEELARISPGVAVAVLVQISLGTKGLTLFGSEAQKKAHLESAILGNTLICLGNTEPTAGSDVANISLNAEKVDGGWVLNGTKGYVTNGNISDIAIITAVTGPRAERSRRMSMFLVDLSSKGISRKKLNKQVWIPSDLTRLQFKDVFVPDENLLGEHGRGLQQVLEIFTNSRVTISALALGTAVGAFELGVDHARKREVFGRKIADYQAKSFEIADFYSRIEAARLVLWKTCWNKDRGGDFRLDSSMAKYLTVEIAREVGMWAADLFGAASVIFEHPIHKFPMDAWAASLGEGTQDIQKLIIFREVMKRLS
- a CDS encoding iron-sulfur cluster assembly scaffold protein — protein: MQESSDILMGTVREYAEAEKEEVYGEKLFDLNREPTLMGRMENPTSSGIITGHCGETMEIYLRIEGERIEEISFFSDGCASSLACGSVAAELARGKNIDDAAAIEGDTILMVLKGLTEEETHCAYLAAEALHAAIHNWMLRQ
- a CDS encoding zinc-binding dehydrogenase; translation: MKALCFHEHGGPEVIRYCDVPDLQPAPGEVLIQVKACALNHLDIWVRRGWPGLKLPMPHWGGSDVAGIVAGLGPGVTGWSLGSRVVVDPGSNSVEDEFTRRGEHSLSPGYHILGEQVRGGLAEYVVVPAESLMAMPQDMDFPSAAAPLLVTLTAWRMLIHRAKLRVGESVLVVGAGGGVNSMAIQIAKLAGATVYVVAGNEEKAAGARELGADIVLDRSKCDWEREVLKLTDKRGVDVVVDNVGAATIHKSMRAVARGGRIVIVGNTSGPQAEIDIRFIFSKQISLIGSTMGTHQDFREVTSLLWAGKLKPVIHRIMPLKEGRRAFEIMEKGDQFGKIVLEP
- a CDS encoding penicillin-binding protein 1A, coding for MKHLGFFRRRQEMSLLRWLLFTFLGFIACVVAIAGIAAFAFYIQLDRSLPSARALKNYHPSLVSSVYASDGSLIGEFYTERRFLVPLDRVPPYLIKAFLAAEDSRFYEHGGVDLPGIFRAFMKNLQAGEIVQGGSTITQQVVKSLLLTPERTVIRKLKEALLAYRIDHTLSKDEILYLYLNQIYFGSGAYGVEAAAQTYFDKHVEDLDLAEASLLAGLPKAPTRFSPHQNYASAKDRQRYVLDRMVEVGFITQEERDKAFVEPLNLARPKRWRLKEFNHFTEEVRRQVEAKYGRDGLYKEGLKIYTTLDLRAQEMAEKALDQGLRQLDKRHSRYRGINLNVPREDWPSALRVLNSTNGELQPEKIVAALVMDYDPQSRSCRLQIGDAQGILPSSGWQWAKISDKRASKMFRVGDLVRVRLENLQSDKTWTTVLEQDPGMEGAFMAMVPQTGRVLCLVGGRNFAQSQFNRATQAIRQPGSAFKPIIYSAALDKGYTEASILIDSPIVLNDHSLRGLWKPANYDHQFWGPILLRKALIHSRNVVTVKLLNAIGVDYAIQYARNLGITSPLTPTLALALGASGVSLWELLTAYTPFANQGKRVDPYMIEKIEDRDGNILEEHRVAPEDVISPETAYVMTDLLAGVVQEGTAKKAKELDRPAAGKTGTTNEMRDAWFIGYTPDVLAGVWVGYDDHNVSLGKGETGGRAACPIWVSFMKEWLKEKPVESFPIPSGVVFAKINGHTGALARSNDPSAVSAAFVGEVPVRSQRYSAPSQKSGNSSPASSDTASATVSSSPAESFFKSDLF